TGATCTTGCCGTCAACAATCAGCGCAGCTGCAGAATCATGGTAAAAGGCGGATATGCCAAGGATGGTCATTTGGTTGGTGATGGAATGAGGAACTCGGTGAAGTTATCAGGAGTAATGACATCAAATGTGCTTTCGTATGCCTTGGCAAAAGCGGACGGGATTTTAACTTTAGACCGCTGCTTCCATTTGAATTCATACGCTTTCATGTTTCCATCAACTTCTTCAATAAGGTCGATTTCCTGTTGTTGGGTAGTTCGCCAGAAATAACTTTTGGCGTACGTTCTGTGGTAGTTATTGCGCTTCAATCGCTCGCTCATCAGGAAGTTTTCCCACAGTATTCCTTTATCCTGTCTCAACGAAATGGGGTTGAGATTATTGATGATGGCATTGCGAATTCCATTATCGTAGAAATAGATCTTTTGATTTTTCTTAATCTCGTTCCGCACATTTCGGCTGAGTGCCGGAAGTCTGAAAACGATGAAAACCTTTTCGAGCAGGTCGATATAAGCAGAAACCGTGTTCTTGTCGACACCCAACAGTTGACCGACTTCTGTCAGATTGACTTCACTTCCACATTGGAGTGCAAGGGCAACGACCAGCTTTTCAAGAATTTCGGGCTTTTTTATTCCAGAAAGAGCAAGAATATCCTTGTAGAGGTAAGACGAGGCTAGGTCTTTTAGCACACCGCGCTCATTTCCTATCCGATTGAGCACATCAGGATACATTCCGAATACCAGACGGTTTTCAAGTTGTTGTTGTACGGTCAGGAAATCTGTGTGTTTCTGCCATTCTTCCCAACTTATAGGTAGCAGTTGAAACTCCCATTTTCGTCCCGTAAGCGATTCGTTGATGGTGTCGCCCATTTCCAGAGCCGATGAGCCGCTGACCAACAGCTGAACTTGAGGAAAGCGGTCGATCATCATTTTAAGCGTAATGCCCGCATTACCGATCCGTTGTGCCTCATCCACAAACACAATTCGATGGTCGCCAATGAGTTGATTGAGTCGTTCATAGCTGGGATCAGTCAAGGTCTGTCGCGTGGTTGCATCGTCCCCATCCAAGTACAGATATTCTCCAAATGTTGAAGCCAGCTTGCGAAGTAGCGTGGTTTTTCCAGTCTGCCGAGGCCCGATGATCACAATCGCTTTCTTGTCAAAAAAGTGATCCTGAAGTGTTTTGAAAATGCTTCTTTCAATCATTTAGCCGTATTCAATTCACCAAAAATATACATAATCGGTGAATTCATTCACTGTAAACGTGAATAATTGGTGAATACAGTCGCCAAATACTATGCAATATTGGTGAACAGGGTGTTCAGCTGTTCTCCCATTTCATGGTACGTTCCACCGCTTTTTGCCAGCCTTTGTAAAGCTTTTTGCTTTCTGCCGAAGACATGCCTGATTTGAACGTTCTATCGATGGCCCAGTTCTTCGAAATCTGGTCTTTTTTATAAAACCCGACTGCGATTCCAGCCAAGTAGGCTGCGCCCAAAGCGGTGGTTTCAATCACTTTTGGCCGCTGAACATCAGTTTGAAGAATATCCGATTGAAACTGCATGAGCAGATCATTAGCACAGGCGCCACCATCCACTCGAAGGGCATTCAAGGTAATTTTCGAATCCTTTTGCATCGCATCCAGCACATCTTTGGTCTGATAAGCCAACGATTCGAGCGTAGCGCGAATGATGTGCTGCTTGGTTGTTCCGCGTGTCAAACCAAACATGGCGCCACGAGCGTACATATCCCAGTATGGAGCGCCCAATCCAGCAAAGGCAGGAACGACATAAACGCCATCGGTGTCTTTGACTTTCATGGCGAAATACTCCGAATCTGGAGATTCATCAATCATCTTCAGCCCATCGCGAAGCCACTGAATGGCCGCTCCAGCGATGAACACACTTCCTTCTAAGGCATATTCTACTTTTCCGTCCAAGCCCCAAGCGATCGTTGTGAGCAATCCTTGTTTGGATTTTACTGGAGTTTCGCCTGTATTCATCAGCATGAAACAACCCGTTCCGTAGGTGTTCTTTGCCATTCCTGGCTCAAAACAGGCTTGTCCGAAAAGAGCGGCTTGCTGATCGCCAGCAATCCCTGCAATAGCGATTTCTCCACCGAAAAGCGATTTTTCCGTTTTTCCGTAAACCGAACTGCTGTCCTTCACTTCGGGCAGAACAGATTCAGGAACATCAATCGCTTTCAGCAATTTCTTGTCCCATTTCAGTTCGTTGATGTTGTAAATCAGCGTTCGCGAAGCGTTGGAATAATCAGTCACGTGGGTTTTGCCTCCAGTAAGATTCCAGATCAGCCACGAATCGACTGTTCCGAAGGCCAATTCGCCAGCTTCGGCACGTCTTCTTGCGCCTTTCACATTGTCCAAAATCCATTTCACTTTGGTTCCCGAGAAATAGGCATCGACCACCAAACCGGTTCGGTTTCGAATCTCTTTTTCATAACCATCAGCCTTCAGTTTATCACAGATGGAGGCAGTTCTTCTGTCTTGCCAAACAATGGCATTGTAGATCGGTTTCCCCGTTTTTCTGTCCCAAACCACGGTAGTTTCGCGTTGATTGGTGATGCCGATTGCGGCTACGTCTTTGGCTGAAACGCCATTGTCTTTTAGAACGGCCTGTGCAACTTCCAACTGGCTGCTCCAAATTTCCATCGGGTCGTGTTCCACCCATCCGGCTTTCGGGAAGAATTGAGTGAATTCCTTTTGAGATGATGCGAAGATTGCTCCGTTCTTATCGAACAGAATTGCTCTGGAGCTTGTGGTGCCTTGATCGAGCGCTAAGACATATTTTGCCATGGGTTTTAATTCAAAGTTTAAGGTTGAAAGCTCAAAGTAATTTGACTTTGAGATATACTGGTTGATGATCTGAGAATTTGAAATCGAGATTGATGACCTTCACTTCTTCAACTGAAATGTTCGGGCTGCACAGATAGAAATCGATGACCTGCGTTTCGGTTTCGCCTTTCACATATGCGGCTTTCAGGTCGCGGTTGGTTGGAAATGACGTATCGAAAGCCCAATTCCAACCTTCAATAAAGTCATTCGGCACTTGACGGTCGCCCGTTCCTGGAGCGTGCTGATTCCAATCTCCGCCCACAATGATGTAGTTTCCTTTTTCTTCTTCAGCCACTAGGAACTCCTTCAAGAAATCCATCTCCGCTTTCTTCAACGAACCATCATCATAAGCAGAATTGTGCGTGTTGATGATGACCACTTCAGCATTGTTGTATGGCATTCGCTGAACCATGAAACATCGATCTAAAAAGTAAATTCTATTTGGCCAAGAATAGCTGGAAGGAAATTGATGACGAGTGGAACTTGTGACCGTAAACCGATTGTAGGTAGCCAAACCGCCCATCACTTTTCCCATTGGTTCTAAGAACGGAATCGGCACAAAATTGACGTTGTAGTTCAAACAGAATGAAGCGTTGTGATCGGGCAGAATTTGAGCAATGTCCGTGTACTCATTCAGGCGCCAGCTTCGTTTAGAAAGCGTGTCTACTTCCTGTAGCATGATAATGTCGACCTCATCGTAATACTTGAGCGTGTTCATCACTCCATTCAAATTCTTTTGAACTGTGCTCTCGTCCATTCGAACGGTGGTTCCTCCATCGTAAAAGAAATCGCTCTCTTCGCCTAATCCGCAGTAACCTACGTTCCAATCGAGCAGCGTAAGAATACTGTCTGGCCGCTGTGCATTAACTGCCTCAATTTGCACCACTTCTTCTTTTGGTGGTTGAAAATCGGTAAGGGTTCCATAAATAAGATTGCCTCCTACCCAAATAACTGGGATGAGAATAATCGGTACTATGAACTTCAGGGCTTTTTTCATGGTCTATGCGTTCGACCAAAGATAGAAGAATCAACCGCGATGGTTTACCCTATATTTGGACACAAATCGGACACAATGCAGCACAACGAATACACTTGGAAATCAAAAACAGGCATCACCGTTTTTGGACAATCGTGGTTGGTGGATCAACCCAAAGCGGTTGTTGGAATCATTCACGGTATGGGCGAGCATGCTTCGCGATACAACTATTTGATCGATGCATTGAATGCTGCAGGAATTTCGGTTGTTGCTTACGATCAGATCGGACATGGAAAAACGGGTGGAAAACGCGGACACGTTTCGAGTTATGATATGCTTTTAGGTTGCGTTGGGGAACTTTCGGCCAAAATGGTGGAATTGGTTCCTGCAAAACCGACTTTTCTGTTCGGTCATAGCATGGGCGGAAACGTGCTGCTCAATTACCTGATCAAAAGAAACCCGAAGATAAATGGCGCCATTGTTTCGGCTCCGTGGTTGAAATTGGCCTTTGATCCACCGGCCATTCAAGTAAAGTTGGCCAAGTTGGTAAGTGGCATTCTGCCTGGTTTGGTTCAGTCAAGCAAATTGGATGTGACAGCCATATCGAAAGACCCGAAAGAAGTGCAGCGTTATGTGAATGATCCCTTAGTACACGACAAGATCAGCACCGCTTTTTTTATTGGCGTTCACGACCAAGGATTGTGGGCTTTGGAACACGCAGCCGAATTGAAAACACCCCTTTTACTGTATCACGGAACAGCAGATAAATTGACCTCGCACGATGCTTCGAAACTGTTTTCAGAACAAGTAACCGGTGATGTTACATTCAAGTCGCTGGATGGTTTTTACCACGAATCTCACAACGAACCAGAACGTGAAGAGCTTTTCAAAATGATCCTTGATTGGATCACTGCTCATTCAAAATAGTCGATTTATTCCTTTACGTTTTCCGGATTCACTTCCCTTCGGGCGTTTTCAAGCTCCGTCTTATAAAGTCCATCTGTAATGATGGCCTCGCCCTTGTAATAGAACACATCGCCCCAACTATGGGCAATCTTCTTGTAGGTGGTCTTCACTCCATAGATGTCGACAACGGCAATGGTGATCACATCTCCACCTTTCTTTTCAGTGGTAATGGTCAGTGTATTCTCCTTGCGTTGTTCTCGGACTCTGGCAATTTCTGCCTGTTTGGCGGCCTCTTTCGCTGCCACAATGGAATCTGCACGCTCCTTTTCCTGCCTTACAGCCTCTTCTTGTTGTCGTAGTCGCTCAATACGGGCGGCTTCTTTGGCTTGAACAATGGAATCTGCCCGTGCTTGTTCGGCAAGCTGTGCCAAGCGTGTTACTTCGGCAATAGAGTCAAGTACGGCTTTCTTTTTCGCTTCTTCTGCCAATAGCGCTGCCTGAGCGGCCAAGCGCTCTGCTTCTTTAACTGAAGCAAGAGAATCTGCTACCGCTTGTTTACGCACTCGTTCCAATTCCTTGGCCAGCTCTGCTGCCACTCTAGCCGCTTCTTTTGCTGCATCAATGGAATCTTTCTCTGCCTGACGTTTTGCCGCTTCAAGCGCAGCTAAACGTTCTCGCTCAATCCTTTCTGCTTCTTTCACTGCTGCCAACGAGTCTGCCTCCGCCTTTTTACGCTGATCTTCCAATTGCTTCGCGAGTTCAGCTGCTACACGTTCCGCCTCTTTAGCAGCGTTGATGGAATCTCGGGCGGCTTGGTTTTTTGCCGCTGCCAGCGCCAATTGTTGCTCCCGCTCCAGGCGTTCTGCTTCTTTCAAGGCCGCCAGAGAATCGGCCTCGGCCTTTTTGCGTTGTTCTTCCAATTGCTTAGCAAGTTCAGCTGCCAATCGTTCGGTTTCTTTAGCCGCATTGATGGAGTCTCGCGCTGCTTGATTCTTAGCAGCAGACAATGCCAGTTGCCTTTCGCGCTCTAGCCGTTCTGCTTCTTTTGACGCTAAAAGCGAATCTTTCTCTGCCAGTTTCCTTAAACGTTCAGCTTCTTTTTCCTGTTGAAGGGCTAATTTTTCTGATTCGCGCAAGGCTGCAATGGAATCCATTTTCGCCTTCTCGCTCAATTCTTTCAATCGCTTAGCCTCCGCAATCGAGTCTTTCTTCGCTTTATCGGCAGCGGCCAACGCTTCTTGAGCCGAAAGTTGCACGTTCTTCAAGGAATCTGCCTTGGCCGCTTCTAATGCAGCCGATCGTTTCCTTTCGCGTTCGGCTTTTGCCAATTCCTCCAATTTGGCTGCTTCGCTGCTCATCTCGTCTTCGCGCTGCTTGGCAAGCTTGGCTTTCATTTTGGCCAAATGCGCCTCTACTGCTGCTATCGAATCGAGACGGTTCTGCTCTTTCGCTATGATCAAAGAATCTTGCAATCGTTGCCAGTTGGCAATGGAGTCGGCAATAAACCGTTCGCGGGCACGGGCAATCGAATCGATTATGGCTTTTTCTCTAGCAGCTGCCATTGCTTTGGCGCGTGCCTCTTCTCTTCGTTTGGCAGCTTCGGCAGCCGCGGCCTTTTCTTCCTCAATACGGCTGATGTCGCGGGTAACGCTTACAAATGCGCGTGCGCCTTCATCAAACATCACGCCTCCAGCAGTTTCCTCTCTGACCGTGTTTCCTTTATAATCCTGTCGCATACGCTGCAGATCGAGCGTAACGTTCTGTGCATATTCTCCCGTTGATCCATCAGGAACTTTCGTTACCACCGTAATGGTTCGCGTGGCATAGCCTTTCTCCGAAACGCTTACCACATACTCGGTATTCAACTCCAGCGTGGCAACAAATTTCCCTACGTTATTGGCGTAAGAATACTTCAATCCGCCATCTATCTTGAATATCTTGATCTCGGCTTCGGGCAGTATTGCTCCTTCCTTCGTAACGTTTCCATTAAGAACGAGCTTGCCCTCTTGCGCATATGATGCCAAGCTGAGCAGGATGAAAAGCAGTATGGATGCGTGTTTACCCAAAGAATCCGGAATGTTCGCCAAACGCAATACTATGCTATTTGTTATCTACCCTAAAATTGGGCTTGCAAAGTTAATAAAATGCCAATCCGCTGGTTTTTAGGAAGTCCACATGGGCGGTCCGTTTGTCGATTGGTCGCTAAATAGCTCAAATTCGTCTAAAAGTGGAAACTTCCAAGGGACGAAATCGGTAATACTCCAACCAAACAGGAAACAACCAGGTCAGCGTCAAAAACGCAAACGATCAATTTAAAGGTTAAGAAGATGAGAACAGATACGAACAGCGGAAGCGGAAAAGAAAGAATCCTGATCAAGGCAAATTATCAGTTGGTGCCAGTAAACCTTGATGACATTCTCTTTATTAAGGCGCTTAGTGACTACGTGATCATTAAGACCACTACCGGAAAATACATCACACTTTCTACCATGAAAGAAATGGTAAGCAGTCTTCCAGAAGATGTATTTGTACGGTCTCATCGGTCTTTTATCGTAAACATGGATAAGGTGTCGGCCGTTAAGGGCAGCACCATCGAAATAAGAGATAGCGAAATGCGTTTCAGTGTGCCAATTGGCAGAGCATATAAAAAAGACTTTAAGGCTTCTTTGAATGCCGCGTAGGTGGTTTCATGGGTTGTAGGTTGGAAAGCCGTGCTGGGGAGCACGGCTTTTTTTATGGTCCAAACTCGAGCAGTTTTCCTTCTAACCAGCTCAGGTCGGCCACCTTCGGGTCTTTTTTTACCCCGTCAGCAATGGCCTGGATGTTTGCCTTTTGGCCATCTGCACGCGAAAGGGAAAGCGTGTGCTTGATCAGATTGAGATACAATTTCCGTTGCTGGTCAGAAATGGTTCTATTCCGGTTTAGGAATGAGCGAAATGCCGTAGCGTGATAGAACAGCGCATCCGAATCATCCAATTCATAATATGATTTGAGCAAAATGGAGCGCGCATCCAACCGGTAGAACACATCATCCAGATCCACTTTTTGCAACTGACTGATTGCTGCGCGGAAGTTGCGCTCGTAGAAATGAAGGTTGGCCAAATTGTAGGCCAGGGCATTGGTCCGTTGCGAAAGTGGCAGAAACTGTTTGTGGCCATGAATGAACTCGCGGGCATAATCCAAATTCCCGGTCCGAAGCGCAATGGTAACCACGTTCTTAAAATCCCATTGCGATATGTTTCCGTTGCTGAATAGGGCGCCATGCTCCAAGGCCTTTTGGTAAACCGCCAGCAGCTCATTCTGAAAAACCAATCTTCCGGCATTTATTCTGCGAATACAGTAGTTGAGCAGATACTGGTAGAGGTCGGAAAGTTCTGCGCTGGATAAACGCCCGATCAGCTTTGGCACCTCATTTTTCAGCTCGTCAAAAACCGTTTCGTTATCAGGCTCGGTCAAACTCCGAATGATGAGACGATACAATTTGATATACGAACTATCATCAAAAAGTCCGGCATCCACCTGGTTCAGAATGGTTTTCAGGAAAGGGTCGTTCCATTCCTTTTTTAAGATGAAGTTCAGGTTGATCTTTTCGGCACTTATCTGCAGTTTCTTGGCCACGAAATAAAGGTCGAGATAGAGCGAGCTTTCCTCGAAAACGTCTGAAGAACGTTTTCCAGAGACCAATTCTTCCTTGGCTTTCAGCGAATGTAACTCGTGGCGATAATGAAGCGCTTCTGAATCGATATGAGCAGAATCTTCTATGCGATTCAATTCCTGATTGTAGGTTTTCTCAAATGCCCTAATACATTTCCGTTCCGACAATTCGTGCAACAGCAGCAATTGTTGTTTCCGAGCCTGCTTCGTCAGCTGTTTGTAACTCAAATACTCGTAAATGACCTTGTTGATGTCCGTGAGAAGATAGCGTATGCCTTTGTCATTGAACGGAACATTAGGATAAAGCCGCGCATGAATATCTTCCCGCGACAGCGCATTCTCATGGTGCTTTCGGAGCGCGTCAATTCCACGTAAAACGTCTTCGCGCATTCGCGGAAATCGGAACCGAACAAATCGTTTCGCCTCTTCCAATTCAGCGGTTGAAAGCTTTTCAATCAGCTCTAAGCTTATCATGTAGAAATATTAGTCCGACAAACATCCACATTTATACGTGTTAAATAAACCACATTGCTATTATAAATATCGATAGGTCAAAATAATCAGCACATTTATCAGTCCGACAAATAGAAAATAATGTGGTTTTTTATCGGAGGTGGTAACGATACATTTGGAACGTGAAACCGTCTAAAGACCAAACCCATGGAAATGACACAGCGAGTATTTAAGGGAATCAGTGGAATGATCCTGATGCTCGCCATCGGAATAGGAACGCTGAATGAAGCTGCTGCTCAATGCACGGTTAACATTTTCGTCACGCAAAATCCAAGCACTTGTTTCTCTCAGGTTGCTATTGCTGCAACAGCTTCCGATCCGGTTCAAGAATGGAGCTATTACATCGATGGACAATTGGTGAGCAACGGAAGTTCCGTCATGCTCAACTTGGAGCCAGGCACGTATCAAGCATACGTTGGAATCACTACCGATCAAGGTTGTGTTGCAACGGATCTGACCACATTCACCGTTGATGGAAACATCCTTCAGGTTGATGCTGGTGCTGATCTGCTTTTGTGTCAGGAACAGGCGGTTCTATCTGCAAACGTGACCGCTACAAACCCATATTCTGTACAATGGACGCCTGCAGGGCTTCTTGAAAATCCGACAAGTGCAAGTACGTTGATCACTCAGAATGTCTACAACCAATGGTTTATTGTTGATGTGATCGATGCTGTTACGGGTTGCATTAGCTCAGACACAATAACGGTAACGCAACAGAATCCTTTGTTCGATACACTTGATCTTTGCAGTGGTTCGGCAATCATAGACCTTGGTCCAGGAGCGAATTCTTATCAGTGGTTGAGTTGGACGGATACGGCAGGAAATAATTTTTCTCTCAACTATCCCACCTCGCAGCAATCAATCACGGCCTCCGAGCCGGGACAGTATTTCATGTATGCCGATTTTCCGGATTGTGGTGCATTGACGAGTTTGGTGACTGTCGAGGCATGTCCGCCCACCTGCTTTAATGCGTTTGCGCAAACGGTTACTACTGATCAGTGCGGTGATATTTATTCATTCGTATCAACGGGAACAGCACAAATAACTTCTTGGTCGTGGGATTTTGGAGACGGAACTACTTCCAGTTTCCCGAACCCATTTCACGTTTTCACCACAGGTACATACGAGGTTTCGCTGACAACCGTCAATTCCGATGGCTGTACTGCAGTTTCTTCGCAAACTTTTACCTCCAACAATGGTGTGTCTCTTACCATGTCAAGCGATACGGTTGCTTGTCAAGAAGCTGCCTATATGGAGGTTTTCCCGATCGGCGGCTCTGGCGATTATAGCTATTCGTGGACTCCGACACAAGGTGTTTTTTCCGACCCAACGCAGTCCATTTTTTATGTCGAAGGCGTGCATAATGAAATTTATTACGCCTACGTAACGGATAACGTGACGGGCTGCTTTGCCTACGATTCGGTAACCGTTAGCTCGTATGTGGCACATAACGAGACACTCCAACTCTGCAACGATAGTGTGTTCTTCAGCCTTGGGCCGGGGGCAAGCTTCTACAATTTAGCCCCGATTTCATTTGATCAGCAACAATATTATGGCTGGATAGATACGCCTGGTCAATATGTGTTCTATGGTCAGTTTCCGGGATGTGGAGCCATTACAAGTCAGATAACTGTAGAAGAATGTTCAACTGCATGTTCAGCAACCATTTCCAATGATGGTTTCAATTATCAGTACTGCTGGGCTTCTGTTGATTTGAATGCCACCTATTCTTCTCCGATAGACAGTGCCATTTGGGATCTTGGAAATGGCGATGTGGTTTTTGATAATGGCAGTGGAATTCCTCCCCAGTTTTATTCAGGAGGTTCTTACATCGTTCAGCTCACTGCCTATCATACTGGTGGGTGCGTAAGCACAACTAGCTATTCCATCATCCTTCTTACAGACATTGACGTTCAAATCAATGTTGGAGATACCGTTGCTTGCGCAGGACAATTATTTGTCAGTGCTACTGCAACGGGAGGCGGAGGTCAGTACGCTTATTATTGGCCAATTTCTGGAAACACTACGCCAAGCGCTGTCATTTCAGTAACGCAGAACCAATGGGTTACGGTGGAAGTGACCGACACGTACACAGGCTGTACAGCCTACGATTCTGTTTACGTATATGCCAATCAGCAGATCAACCAAACCATTGAGATGTGCGTTCCTACCGTCACGTTGGAAGTTGACCCTGGAAGCTTGATTTACAACTGGACATATACAGACGAGTTTGGAAACACTACTCAAATTCCAGAACAGACCAACCAATTAGAGGCCGTTGGCTTGGGAACATACACGTGTTTCACATACAGTTCCGGTTGTTTAAGTGTTCAACATACGTTCGAAGTCATTCTCTGTCCTACCGTATGTTATAGCGACTTCATTGCTGTTTCTAACCCTCAGCAATGTGGTTCGCTTTACGATTTTGCGGGTCAGAATTTCAGTCATCCTGTAGATAGCGTTGTTTGGAACTACGGTGACGGATCGACCTACACAGATGATGGTGTTGGTGAAACACATTTTTTCACAGGCGGGGTTTATACGGTCACGATGACCGCGTATCATTTAAGTGGCTGCGTCAGCACGTCATCGCAAACACTTACGGTCAATTCGGGTGTGACAATTGAGTTAACTGAAGACACGGTTGCGTGCAATGGAATGCTTCAGCTAAACCACACTATTTCGGGAGGAAGCGGAGGCTACATCTACCAATGGTACCCTCAAGCAGCAATGAATAGTCCAACAGCTCCTTTTCCAACAATGACAGTTACAACTGATGGTTGGGTTGAAGTTCATTTAGAAGATACGCAAACGGGCTGCACAGCAGTTGATTCGATGTACGTGTATGCCAATACCGCTATCAACGACAC
The nucleotide sequence above comes from Flavobacteriales bacterium. Encoded proteins:
- a CDS encoding endonuclease/exonuclease/phosphatase family protein; this translates as MKKALKFIVPIILIPVIWVGGNLIYGTLTDFQPPKEEVVQIEAVNAQRPDSILTLLDWNVGYCGLGEESDFFYDGGTTVRMDESTVQKNLNGVMNTLKYYDEVDIIMLQEVDTLSKRSWRLNEYTDIAQILPDHNASFCLNYNVNFVPIPFLEPMGKVMGGLATYNRFTVTSSTRHQFPSSYSWPNRIYFLDRCFMVQRMPYNNAEVVIINTHNSAYDDGSLKKAEMDFLKEFLVAEEEKGNYIIVGGDWNQHAPGTGDRQVPNDFIEGWNWAFDTSFPTNRDLKAAYVKGETETQVIDFYLCSPNISVEEVKVINLDFKFSDHQPVYLKVKLL
- a CDS encoding T9SS type A sorting domain-containing protein; the protein is MTQRVFKGISGMILMLAIGIGTLNEAAAQCTVNIFVTQNPSTCFSQVAIAATASDPVQEWSYYIDGQLVSNGSSVMLNLEPGTYQAYVGITTDQGCVATDLTTFTVDGNILQVDAGADLLLCQEQAVLSANVTATNPYSVQWTPAGLLENPTSASTLITQNVYNQWFIVDVIDAVTGCISSDTITVTQQNPLFDTLDLCSGSAIIDLGPGANSYQWLSWTDTAGNNFSLNYPTSQQSITASEPGQYFMYADFPDCGALTSLVTVEACPPTCFNAFAQTVTTDQCGDIYSFVSTGTAQITSWSWDFGDGTTSSFPNPFHVFTTGTYEVSLTTVNSDGCTAVSSQTFTSNNGVSLTMSSDTVACQEAAYMEVFPIGGSGDYSYSWTPTQGVFSDPTQSIFYVEGVHNEIYYAYVTDNVTGCFAYDSVTVSSYVAHNETLQLCNDSVFFSLGPGASFYNLAPISFDQQQYYGWIDTPGQYVFYGQFPGCGAITSQITVEECSTACSATISNDGFNYQYCWASVDLNATYSSPIDSAIWDLGNGDVVFDNGSGIPPQFYSGGSYIVQLTAYHTGGCVSTTSYSIILLTDIDVQINVGDTVACAGQLFVSATATGGGGQYAYYWPISGNTTPSAVISVTQNQWVTVEVTDTYTGCTAYDSVYVYANQQINQTIEMCVPTVTLEVDPGSLIYNWTYTDEFGNTTQIPEQTNQLEAVGLGTYTCFTYSSGCLSVQHTFEVILCPTVCYSDFIAVSNPQQCGSLYDFAGQNFSHPVDSVVWNYGDGSTYTDDGVGETHFFTGGVYTVTMTAYHLSGCVSTSSQTLTVNSGVTIELTEDTVACNGMLQLNHTISGGSGGYIYQWYPQAAMNSPTAPFPTMTVTTDGWVEVHLEDTQTGCTAVDSMYVYANTAINDTLQLCGDSVLLVVNPGSLVYNWSYTDEFGNTGQVQNFDNELLADAIGTYICFTYYSGCNTVIHSFVVDDCAAQNDDVWPGDANSDGIVTNSDALYLGLAFNQTGPNRPAATLNWVGQPCPDWTFNFAVNNVNLKHADCDGNGIINFDDTLAIDFNYLNTHNKFEGVSASGNPPIWVEATPDTIGLEQAIDIVVHLGTALQPIDSLHGVAFTLTFDESKLSQNGLSIDFDNCVLGTVGSDVLTFQKNQFINGAIDFAVTRNTLQNFQGFGPIVHARIVTTDNLSGVHSVVFGIDGVVALTASETLIDLSTIPDTVVIDPNKVGMEEQQLANVMVYPNPATDILNVTGLKGTGSITVVNTLGQEMTSISFQGSDRVQLDLTELNSGVYFIRIKSENGIVTRKLRLIQS
- the glpK gene encoding glycerol kinase GlpK, giving the protein MAKYVLALDQGTTSSRAILFDKNGAIFASSQKEFTQFFPKAGWVEHDPMEIWSSQLEVAQAVLKDNGVSAKDVAAIGITNQRETTVVWDRKTGKPIYNAIVWQDRRTASICDKLKADGYEKEIRNRTGLVVDAYFSGTKVKWILDNVKGARRRAEAGELAFGTVDSWLIWNLTGGKTHVTDYSNASRTLIYNINELKWDKKLLKAIDVPESVLPEVKDSSSVYGKTEKSLFGGEIAIAGIAGDQQAALFGQACFEPGMAKNTYGTGCFMLMNTGETPVKSKQGLLTTIAWGLDGKVEYALEGSVFIAGAAIQWLRDGLKMIDESPDSEYFAMKVKDTDGVYVVPAFAGLGAPYWDMYARGAMFGLTRGTTKQHIIRATLESLAYQTKDVLDAMQKDSKITLNALRVDGGACANDLLMQFQSDILQTDVQRPKVIETTALGAAYLAGIAVGFYKKDQISKNWAIDRTFKSGMSSAESKKLYKGWQKAVERTMKWENS
- a CDS encoding LytTR family transcriptional regulator, producing the protein MRTDTNSGSGKERILIKANYQLVPVNLDDILFIKALSDYVIIKTTTGKYITLSTMKEMVSSLPEDVFVRSHRSFIVNMDKVSAVKGSTIEIRDSEMRFSVPIGRAYKKDFKASLNAA
- a CDS encoding lysophospholipase, yielding MQHNEYTWKSKTGITVFGQSWLVDQPKAVVGIIHGMGEHASRYNYLIDALNAAGISVVAYDQIGHGKTGGKRGHVSSYDMLLGCVGELSAKMVELVPAKPTFLFGHSMGGNVLLNYLIKRNPKINGAIVSAPWLKLAFDPPAIQVKLAKLVSGILPGLVQSSKLDVTAISKDPKEVQRYVNDPLVHDKISTAFFIGVHDQGLWALEHAAELKTPLLLYHGTADKLTSHDASKLFSEQVTGDVTFKSLDGFYHESHNEPEREELFKMILDWITAHSK
- a CDS encoding ATP-binding protein, with translation MIERSIFKTLQDHFFDKKAIVIIGPRQTGKTTLLRKLASTFGEYLYLDGDDATTRQTLTDPSYERLNQLIGDHRIVFVDEAQRIGNAGITLKMMIDRFPQVQLLVSGSSALEMGDTINESLTGRKWEFQLLPISWEEWQKHTDFLTVQQQLENRLVFGMYPDVLNRIGNERGVLKDLASSYLYKDILALSGIKKPEILEKLVVALALQCGSEVNLTEVGQLLGVDKNTVSAYIDLLEKVFIVFRLPALSRNVRNEIKKNQKIYFYDNGIRNAIINNLNPISLRQDKGILWENFLMSERLKRNNYHRTYAKSYFWRTTQQQEIDLIEEVDGNMKAYEFKWKQRSKVKIPSAFAKAYESTFDVITPDNFTEFLIPSPTK